In one Ictalurus furcatus strain D&B chromosome 10, Billie_1.0, whole genome shotgun sequence genomic region, the following are encoded:
- the LOC128613358 gene encoding guanine nucleotide-binding protein subunit beta-4, whose translation MSELEQLRQEAEQLRNQIRDARKACSDSTLSEITADLDSAGRIQMRTRRTLRGHLAKIYAMHWGSDSRLLVSASQDGKLIIWDSYTTNKVHAIPLRSSWVMTCAYAPSGNYVACGGLDNICSIYSLKTREGNVRVTRELPGHTGYLSCCRFLSDNQIVTSSGDTTCALWDIETGQQATTFTGHTGDVMSLSLSPDYKTFISGACDASSKLWDIRDGMCRQSFTGHVSDINAVCFFPNGNAFATGSDDATCRLFDLRADQELMMYSHDNIICGITSVAFSKSGRLLLAGYDDFNCNVWDTLKGERAGVLAGHDNRVSCLGVTDDGMAVATGSWDSFLRIWN comes from the exons ATGAGTGAGCTCGAACAGTTACGGCAAGAGGCCGAGCAACTTCGCAATCAGATCCGG GATGCCAGAAAGGCTTGCAGTGACTCTACTCTTTCAGAG ATCACAGCTGATCTGGACTCAGCAGGAAGGATACAGATGAGGACCAGACGTACCCTTAGGGGGCATCTCGCCAAAATCTATGCCATGCACTGGGGCAGTGactcaag GTTACTTGTCAGTGCCTCCCAGGATGGCAAATTAATCATCTGGGACAGCTACACTACAAACAAG GTGCACGCAATTCCGCTGCGCTCATCCTGGGTGATGACGTGTGCCTACGCCCCTTCAGGCAACTATGTGGCCTGCGGCGGCCTGGACAACATCTGTTCCATCTACAGCCTGAAAACTCGGGAGGGCAATGTCAGGGTTACCAGAGAACTTCCTGGACACACAG GATATTTGTCTTGCTGTCGCTTCCTCAGTGACAACCAGATTGTCACCAGCTCCGGAGACACCACGTG TGCACTGTGGGATATCGAAACAGGCCAGCAGGCCACCACCTTCACAGGCCACACCGGTGATGTGATGAGTCTGTCACTCAGCCCTGACTACAAGACCTTCATATCGGGTGCCTGTGACGCCTCCTCCAAGCTGTGGGACATTCGAGACGGCATGTGTCGACAGAGTTTCACCGGCCATGTTTCTGACATTAACGCTGTCTGC TTTTTCCCAAACGGAAATGCCTTTGCTACAGGCTCAGATGACGCCACCTGTAGGCTTTTTGACCTGCGTGCGGATCAGGAGCTCATGATGTACTCGCATGACAACATCATCTGTGGCATCACCTCTGTGGCCTTCTCCAAGAGCGGCCGCCTGCTGCTCGCCGGCTACGACGACTTCAACTGCAACGTCTGGGACACGTTAAAGGGCGAGAGAGCAG GTGTCCTCGCTGGCCATGACAACAGGGTCAGCTGTCTAGGCGTGACTGATGACGGCATGGCCGTGGCCACGGGCTCTTGGGATAGCTTCCTCCGTATCTGGAACTGA